Proteins from a genomic interval of Zingiber officinale cultivar Zhangliang chromosome 2A, Zo_v1.1, whole genome shotgun sequence:
- the LOC122042775 gene encoding F-box protein At1g10780-like, translated as MVSAAASSLEDLVIHCPFFGLSLASCLALCDRSLRSLDLHVNFFDGGLDCVSLAKGLESLKLWHPSLISSPNWGLPAYGRLRRLELVGGIVLSEHLADVMRACPHLTDLILIRCCSEGAISIELERLERCKLDLYFTVHCSLNLNSPRLQDLDIQGFYRIRVGHNHRLKRLSIANSEGNVTMVDVGKLPELEYLSIEGQHWYWSEIRTLLRNAIEVEHLVINIEYSGDFLEPETFPAIQLEEFFSNHRKLQVGGHPRCVLRSISAWY; from the exons ATGGTttccgccgccgcctcctccctCGAGGATCTCGTCATCCACTGTCCCTTTTTCGGCCTTAGCCTCGCCTCCTGCCTCGCCCTCTGCGACCGATCCCTCCGCTCCCTCGATCTCCACGTGAACTTCTTCGACGGCGGGCTCGACTGCGTCAGCCTCGCCAAAGGGTTAGAGTCTCTCAAGCTCTGGCATCCCTCCCTGATTTCTTCTCCCAATTGGGGTTTGCCCGCCTACGGGAGATTGCGCAGATTGGAGCTGGTCGGCGGCATTGTTCTCAGCGAACATTTGGCCGACGTGATGCGTGCTTGCCCCCATCTCACTGACTTGATCCTAATTAGATGCTGTTCGGAAGGCGCGATCTCGATTGAACTGGAGCGATTGGAGAGATGCAAGTTGGACCTCTATTTTACAGTGCATTGTTCCCTAAATCTGAACTCGCCGAGGCTTCAAGACCTTGATATCCAAGGATTTTACCGGATTCGAGTCGGCCATAATCACCGGTTAAAGAGGCTTTCCATCGCAAACAGTGAAG GTAATGTGACGATGGTGGATGTGGGGAAGCTACCGGAGCTGGAGTATTTGTCGATCGAAGGTCAACATTGGTATTGGAGTGAGATAAGGACTCTTCTGCGAAATGCAATTGAGGTGGAGCACTTGGTCATTAACATTGAATATTCTGGCGATTTCCTTGAACCAGAAACTTTTCCAGCGATTCAATTGGAAGAATTCTTCAGCAACCACAGGAAACTACAAGTTGGAGGACATCCACGGTGCGTTCTTCGCAGCATTTCAGCATGGTATTAG